From Gordonia crocea, the proteins below share one genomic window:
- a CDS encoding PepSY-associated TM helix domain-containing protein: MFRPLLPLIRRLHFYAGILIAPFLLVATVSGGLYALAPTAEQFVYRDLLHSDSAGPPHTIADQVAAVRATHDAVTVTAVDAAAAPGQTTRVYLADDSLGDSQRRTVFVDPGSARILGETVTYGSNGALPLRTWIDHLHRDLHLGDAGRLYSETAASWLWVVALGGLVLWIARFRTRRRNTGESWWRVGTVARSGTRRTRTLNWHGAVGLWLVVGLVFLSATGLTWSRYAGENIAELRSQLSWQRPSLPTVLPVAHQHHTGAHPGGEAPTPSAPTPSAPTIVEDRLDAITTIARDHGVDGRVEISLPTDPSDAVTVTQTRLPWRYSSNAVAIDPTTLAVTAELPFASWSWPAKLTDWAIQLHMGILFGWVSALALVILAAALTTVIVRGYLMWWRRGPATRPGRAPSRGTWRTAVASSGWGTRLGFAALVATTAAVGWFVPLLGIPLAAFLVGDALIGRVRDRSPVR; the protein is encoded by the coding sequence GTGTTCCGTCCCCTGCTGCCCTTGATCCGCCGGCTGCATTTCTACGCCGGCATCCTCATCGCCCCGTTCCTGCTCGTCGCCACCGTCAGCGGCGGCCTGTACGCCCTCGCCCCCACCGCCGAACAGTTCGTCTACCGCGACCTGTTGCACAGCGACTCCGCCGGCCCGCCGCACACCATCGCCGACCAGGTCGCGGCCGTCCGTGCGACACACGACGCGGTGACGGTCACCGCGGTCGACGCCGCCGCGGCACCCGGCCAGACCACCCGCGTCTACCTCGCCGACGATTCGCTGGGCGACTCGCAGCGGCGGACCGTCTTCGTCGACCCGGGTAGCGCACGGATCCTCGGCGAGACCGTCACCTACGGCAGCAACGGCGCCCTGCCGCTGCGGACGTGGATCGACCACCTGCACCGCGACCTGCACCTCGGCGACGCCGGGCGCCTCTACAGCGAGACGGCCGCCTCGTGGCTGTGGGTGGTGGCGCTGGGCGGACTGGTCCTGTGGATCGCACGCTTTCGCACCCGTCGGCGCAACACCGGCGAATCCTGGTGGCGCGTGGGCACCGTCGCGCGATCGGGCACACGGCGCACCCGGACGCTGAACTGGCACGGTGCGGTCGGGTTGTGGCTCGTCGTCGGACTGGTGTTCCTCTCGGCCACCGGCCTGACGTGGTCGCGCTACGCCGGGGAGAACATCGCCGAATTGCGCAGCCAATTGAGCTGGCAGCGCCCGAGCCTGCCGACCGTCCTGCCGGTGGCCCACCAGCACCACACCGGCGCCCACCCCGGTGGGGAGGCGCCCACCCCTTCTGCGCCCACCCCTTCTGCCCCGACCATCGTCGAGGACCGGCTCGACGCGATCACCACTATCGCGCGCGATCACGGCGTCGACGGCCGCGTCGAAATCTCCCTGCCCACCGATCCGTCAGACGCGGTCACGGTCACCCAGACCCGACTACCCTGGCGCTACTCGTCGAACGCCGTCGCCATCGACCCGACGACCCTGGCGGTCACCGCCGAGCTGCCGTTCGCCAGCTGGTCCTGGCCGGCGAAGCTGACCGACTGGGCGATCCAGCTGCACATGGGCATCTTGTTCGGCTGGGTCAGCGCGCTGGCACTGGTCATCCTCGCCGCCGCGCTGACCACCGTCATCGTGCGCGGATACCTGATGTGGTGGCGCCGCGGTCCGGCCACCCGGCCGGGGCGCGCACCCTCGCGGGGAACGTGGCGCACGGCCGTTGCCTCGTCGGGGTGGGGCACGCGCCTGGGCTTCG
- the trhA gene encoding PAQR family membrane homeostasis protein TrhA, with amino-acid sequence MVTEIPTPAHLESKPRMRGVIHQYSAWISTLAVAAIVIGAAQLKGVGAALACAIYGITVFGLFTISATYHRHKWGSERAAMLMKRADHSMIFLFIAGSYTPFSYLALPSPTRWWVLGIVWSGAIAGMVLKIAWPQAPRWLGVALYIGLGWVIVAKASTLIEYSGGLVISLLVLGGVLYSVGGVLYALRWPNPWPQTFGHHEFFHACTVVAAIAHYTAIWLLLLH; translated from the coding sequence ATGGTTACCGAAATCCCGACGCCGGCTCACCTCGAGTCGAAGCCGCGTATGCGCGGGGTGATCCACCAATACAGCGCGTGGATCTCGACGCTCGCCGTCGCCGCCATCGTCATCGGTGCCGCCCAACTCAAGGGGGTCGGCGCCGCGCTGGCATGTGCGATCTACGGGATCACCGTGTTCGGACTCTTCACGATCAGCGCCACCTACCACCGGCACAAGTGGGGATCCGAGCGCGCGGCCATGCTCATGAAGCGGGCCGACCACTCGATGATCTTCTTGTTCATCGCCGGCTCCTACACGCCGTTCTCCTACCTCGCCCTGCCGTCACCGACGCGCTGGTGGGTGCTGGGCATCGTCTGGAGCGGGGCGATCGCCGGCATGGTGCTCAAGATCGCCTGGCCCCAGGCCCCACGGTGGCTCGGCGTCGCCCTCTACATCGGCCTGGGCTGGGTCATCGTCGCCAAAGCCTCCACGCTGATCGAATACTCCGGCGGGCTGGTCATCTCACTGTTGGTCCTCGGCGGGGTCCTCTACAGCGTGGGCGGCGTCCTCTACGCGCTGCGCTGGCCCAACCCGTGGCCGCAGACCTTCGGCCACCACGAGTTCTTCCACGCGTGCACCGTGGTGGCCGCCATCGCCCACTACACCGCGATCTGGCTCCTGCTGCTGCACTGA
- the kstD gene encoding 3-oxosteroid 1-dehydrogenase codes for MESNYQFDVVVVGSGAAGMTAAITAARGGLEVVLVEKSERWGGSTARSGGGIWIPGNDDLLGHAGADDIEDARRYLHALADDVVDPLRIDTYIDRGPEALRALCSWTPLKLMWVDGYSDYLPELPGGRAAGRSVEPKPFDTRVLGADYETMEPFYTKTPLNVVVAQGDYKWLSTGTRHWRGPVRMTKVAARTVLARLRGKRLVGLGGALVGPLMIGVRAAGVQVRLGEGLRELLIGDGGEVAGVVLESGEQIAARRGVVLASGGFDHNAAMRAHYHRKPASADLSLGATANTGDGINAALEVGAALDLMDDAWWAPSIPLPNGPWFALAERSLPRSILVNSRGVRFMNESLPYVEATHAMFGGPHGSGDGPAKNLPAWMIFDQGYRDRYVFAGRPAKTPLPQKWFDSGALVRADSIPALADRIGLPAGELEATIARFNGFARDGVDRDFGRGESAYDHYYGDITNKPNPGLGEIVKPPFYAAEIVPADLGTKGGVLTDERARVLRDDGTVIDRLYAAGNVSAAVMGHTYAGPGATIGPAIVFGYVAACDLVGAG; via the coding sequence ATGGAGAGTAACTACCAATTCGATGTTGTCGTCGTCGGTTCTGGTGCCGCGGGGATGACCGCCGCCATCACTGCCGCGCGCGGCGGTCTTGAAGTCGTTCTCGTCGAAAAGTCGGAACGGTGGGGCGGGTCAACCGCGCGCTCCGGGGGCGGGATCTGGATACCCGGCAACGATGATCTGCTCGGTCATGCCGGTGCCGATGACATCGAGGACGCGCGTCGGTATCTGCACGCACTGGCCGACGACGTGGTCGATCCGCTACGGATCGACACCTACATCGATCGCGGCCCGGAGGCTTTGCGAGCACTGTGCTCGTGGACGCCGCTCAAGCTGATGTGGGTTGACGGCTATTCCGACTACCTGCCCGAACTCCCCGGCGGCCGCGCGGCGGGTCGGTCAGTGGAACCGAAGCCGTTTGACACCAGGGTGTTGGGCGCGGACTACGAAACAATGGAACCCTTCTACACCAAGACGCCGCTCAACGTTGTTGTCGCGCAAGGTGATTACAAGTGGCTGAGCACTGGGACGCGACACTGGCGAGGACCGGTACGAATGACCAAAGTGGCGGCCCGGACCGTGCTGGCACGGCTGCGCGGGAAGCGGCTCGTCGGGTTGGGTGGAGCGCTCGTCGGTCCATTGATGATCGGCGTGCGTGCTGCTGGCGTCCAGGTGCGACTGGGTGAGGGCTTGCGCGAGTTGCTGATCGGCGATGGCGGCGAGGTTGCTGGTGTGGTGCTTGAGAGTGGTGAACAGATAGCGGCGCGTCGTGGTGTGGTCTTGGCCAGCGGGGGATTCGACCACAATGCTGCGATGCGGGCGCATTATCACCGGAAGCCTGCCAGCGCCGATCTTTCGTTGGGGGCAACGGCCAACACCGGCGACGGTATCAACGCGGCGCTCGAGGTGGGTGCGGCGCTGGACTTGATGGACGACGCCTGGTGGGCACCGTCGATTCCGTTGCCGAACGGGCCATGGTTTGCCCTCGCGGAACGGTCTCTTCCGCGCAGCATCCTGGTCAACAGTCGTGGGGTCCGGTTTATGAACGAGTCACTGCCCTATGTGGAGGCCACTCATGCCATGTTTGGTGGCCCGCACGGTAGTGGGGACGGGCCGGCGAAGAATCTGCCGGCATGGATGATCTTCGACCAGGGATATCGTGATCGATACGTCTTCGCCGGGCGTCCGGCGAAGACTCCGCTACCGCAGAAGTGGTTCGACAGCGGTGCCCTCGTCCGAGCCGATTCGATCCCCGCCCTGGCCGACCGGATCGGCCTCCCGGCAGGCGAGTTGGAAGCGACCATCGCCCGGTTCAACGGGTTTGCGCGCGACGGAGTGGATCGTGACTTCGGTCGGGGAGAGTCGGCCTACGACCACTACTATGGCGATATCACCAACAAGCCCAACCCCGGCCTGGGGGAGATCGTCAAACCGCCGTTCTACGCGGCGGAAATCGTGCCCGCCGACCTGGGGACCAAGGGTGGTGTTCTGACTGATGAGCGGGCGCGTGTACTGCGGGATGACGGGACGGTGATCGACCGGCTCTATGCGGCGGGAAATGTTTCGGCCGCAGTGATGGGGCATACCTATGCAGGCCCTGGTGCCACGATTGGACCGGCGATCGTGTTCGGCTACGTGGCTGCGTGTGATCTGGTCGGCGCTGGTTAA
- a CDS encoding TetR/AcrR family transcriptional regulator, with the protein MRRSIDSAALQLFAENGYRSVTTDQIAEAAGVSPSTYYRHVPSKEDLVLGPIRASSAAIVERFADIDASTPEDDLITAIRDQTQAMNDLEARRWRTIITGAPDILDRVHLITDNDRDALIAIAAHRLGRGADDWHAGVLVATVLAVVEYGYRRWMTATDQTPLIDYLDTALTARTG; encoded by the coding sequence GTGCGCCGCAGCATCGACTCCGCAGCGCTGCAGCTTTTCGCCGAGAACGGGTATCGCTCGGTGACAACCGACCAGATCGCCGAGGCGGCCGGCGTCTCGCCTAGTACCTACTATCGGCATGTTCCCTCAAAGGAGGACCTGGTGTTGGGCCCCATCCGGGCGAGTAGCGCAGCGATTGTCGAGCGTTTCGCCGACATCGACGCCTCGACCCCCGAGGATGACTTGATCACCGCAATTCGCGACCAGACCCAGGCCATGAATGACCTCGAGGCCAGGCGCTGGCGCACCATCATCACCGGCGCACCCGACATCCTTGACCGGGTCCACCTGATCACCGACAACGACCGGGACGCCTTGATCGCCATCGCCGCCCACCGTTTGGGGCGGGGAGCCGACGATTGGCACGCCGGCGTACTGGTGGCCACCGTCCTGGCCGTCGTCGAATACGGCTATCGCCGATGGATGACCGCGACCGACCAGACACCGCTGATCGACTATCTCGACACCGCACTAACCGCACGCACCGGCTAG
- a CDS encoding nuclear transport factor 2 family protein, which yields MAFDRSELDSMRQRWEQANVEVEEAGDWRPLAEFYTADATYGWNYGPGWDFMAVGRDEIRDYAVGYEMDGLEGWTYPYQTWVIDERTGDMIGLWKQVFTAHRPDGTPYALEGVQGSWFKYAGDFTFGWQRDFFDYGNVTALYTEMLNAGVATAGMHKRIERVLDAAERREPLPGWYKLGQAPVPFW from the coding sequence ATGGCCTTCGATCGCAGTGAACTCGACAGCATGCGACAGCGGTGGGAGCAGGCGAACGTCGAGGTAGAAGAGGCAGGTGATTGGCGTCCGCTGGCCGAGTTCTATACCGCCGACGCGACCTACGGCTGGAACTATGGACCCGGCTGGGACTTTATGGCGGTGGGCCGCGATGAAATTCGTGACTACGCCGTCGGATATGAGATGGACGGGCTAGAGGGGTGGACATACCCCTATCAGACCTGGGTGATCGATGAGCGCACCGGAGACATGATCGGTCTGTGGAAGCAAGTCTTCACCGCCCACCGTCCGGATGGCACCCCCTATGCGCTTGAGGGTGTACAAGGCAGCTGGTTCAAATACGCGGGTGACTTCACCTTTGGTTGGCAGCGAGACTTCTTCGACTATGGCAACGTGACCGCCCTGTACACCGAGATGCTGAATGCTGGAGTTGCCACAGCAGGGATGCACAAGCGCATCGAGCGCGTACTCGACGCTGCGGAGAGGCGCGAGCCGTTGCCGGGTTGGTACAAACTGGGTCAGGCCCCCGTGCCCTTCTGGTAG
- a CDS encoding TetR/AcrR family transcriptional regulator, which produces MTAAVQALHDVGYDRLSMRDVSRRAGITHATTYGYFSSKQHVIAEAFARLVDQWGGQHIVGDLPADRLKQVFTSFGALLADDPDLSRSSTAALLSDDQSVRRVRERVGHTIADQLAAALGDHATEDRLDALTIAINGATLQAGLGHARYTEFAERFMRAARFVIADIEN; this is translated from the coding sequence GTGACCGCAGCAGTGCAGGCCCTCCACGACGTGGGCTACGACCGCTTGTCCATGCGCGACGTTTCTCGTCGAGCTGGGATCACCCACGCGACCACCTACGGATACTTCTCCTCCAAACAACACGTCATTGCCGAGGCATTCGCGCGCCTGGTCGACCAGTGGGGTGGCCAGCACATCGTCGGCGACTTGCCGGCCGATCGCCTCAAGCAGGTATTCACCTCCTTCGGGGCGCTTCTCGCCGATGACCCCGACTTGAGTCGCTCATCCACTGCAGCCCTGTTGAGCGACGACCAATCGGTGCGCCGCGTCCGCGAGCGCGTGGGTCACACGATCGCCGATCAACTGGCCGCAGCGTTGGGCGACCACGCCACCGAAGACCGACTCGACGCGTTGACTATCGCGATCAACGGCGCGACGTTGCAGGCCGGCCTGGGGCATGCCCGCTACACCGAGTTCGCCGAGCGCTTTATGCGGGCTGCTCGATTCGTGATCGCCGACATTGAGAACTGA
- a CDS encoding isoprenyl transferase yields MKLIPDTLRTPMYAVYERRLAQLLDRERLPKHVAIICDGNRRWAREAGFEDVSHGHRVGAARIADMLSWCDELGIGTVTIYLLSTENLQRPSEELDALMEIVPDIVDEISAPGRGWRVRLVGNIDQLPAVAAQRLKAAADRTVRHDDRLNVNVAVGYGGRQEIVDAVRDLLAERIAGGASGDELIEAVTVDAIDRNLYTKGQPDPDLVIRTSGEQRLSGFLLWQSAYSEIWFTDAYWPEFRRVDFLRALRDFGARNRRFGR; encoded by the coding sequence ATGAAACTCATTCCCGACACGCTGCGTACCCCGATGTACGCGGTCTATGAGCGACGGCTCGCGCAGCTGTTGGACCGGGAGCGCCTGCCCAAGCATGTGGCGATCATCTGCGACGGCAACCGCCGGTGGGCGCGCGAGGCGGGGTTCGAGGACGTCAGCCACGGGCACCGCGTCGGCGCGGCGCGCATCGCGGACATGCTGTCCTGGTGCGACGAACTCGGGATCGGCACCGTCACCATCTACCTGCTCTCGACCGAGAATCTGCAGCGCCCGTCGGAGGAACTCGACGCGCTGATGGAGATCGTCCCCGACATCGTCGACGAGATCTCCGCGCCCGGGCGCGGCTGGCGGGTCCGCCTCGTCGGCAACATCGACCAACTGCCCGCCGTCGCCGCGCAGCGGCTCAAGGCCGCCGCCGACCGGACCGTGCGCCACGACGACCGGCTCAACGTCAACGTCGCCGTCGGGTACGGCGGTCGACAGGAGATCGTCGACGCGGTGCGCGACCTGCTGGCCGAGCGCATTGCCGGCGGCGCGTCGGGCGACGAGTTGATCGAGGCGGTTACCGTCGACGCGATCGACCGGAACCTCTACACGAAGGGTCAGCCCGACCCCGACCTGGTCATCCGCACCTCGGGGGAGCAGCGCCTCTCCGGGTTCCTGCTCTGGCAGAGCGCGTATTCGGAGATCTGGTTCACCGACGCCTACTGGCCCGAGTTCCGTCGGGTCGATTTCTTGCGCGCGCTGCGCGACTTCGGCGCGCGGAATCGCCGATTTGGCCGTTAA